Proteins from a genomic interval of Nostoc sp. TCL240-02:
- a CDS encoding DUF4363 family protein — MKRLIYIIPVTAISLLTLVGCNSDQKSTTQTPATTETTKAATVSKTPSATQGGFDTLAGVVTNTKTAVQAGNFDKAQQEFNKFEDSWSKVEDGVKTKSSKTYNTIEDAATQVKGTLKAKDKAKSLKGLQTLETNIATVSKK, encoded by the coding sequence ATGAAACGCTTAATCTACATCATCCCTGTTACTGCAATTAGCTTACTGACCTTGGTAGGATGCAACAGCGATCAAAAATCCACTACCCAGACTCCTGCTACTACAGAAACCACTAAGGCGGCAACAGTATCAAAAACCCCTAGTGCTACGCAGGGAGGTTTTGATACTTTGGCCGGTGTCGTTACAAATACAAAAACTGCGGTGCAAGCCGGAAACTTTGACAAAGCTCAACAGGAATTTAATAAGTTTGAAGACTCTTGGTCTAAAGTTGAAGATGGTGTCAAAACTAAATCTTCAAAAACCTATAATACCATCGAAGATGCTGCGACCCAGGTGAAGGGGACACTGAAAGCAAAAGATAAAGCGAAATCTCTTAAGGGGTTACAAACACTTGAGACAAACATCGCCACTGTTTCCAAAAAGTGA